The genomic DNA TCCCTCATCGCTGTTTCTATAATAGATTATATGTCTTTCTTCCATGTACTTACTTTTCCACTTCCTTCTAGTAGATTAAAATGCCCCTTTATTTGCGGTGAATGGAATACAACTCAAGTAATAATTTAATTTATCAAAAAACAAAGAAATTAGTCATTTTGAGACTAAAAACGTTGGTAGATCTGTTCAAGAATTTTGTGATTTTAgtaaaacaagttagtgatttctATGATTCAAATTAGTGATTTATGTAATACAAATTAGTGATCGGAGTTTAGATCTAACTTAATTATATTGATTTATTGTATTCAAATTGATACTTGATATGTTGGTGGTGATTTTTTGAAGTTAGGCTGGTATTGATAGTGAGTATGTTGTGAATCAAAAGTAAATACTGCTGTGTGAAAAAGAAGGAAATGAAGGTGAGTTTTTCTGAAGGCTGGAGAAGATGAAAGTCGTCAGAGATATATTAATCAACACAATAAGAGATTGAGTGTTGATGACTAGATATTTGTGAGAATGAGTTATTGATCGCAGGTTAACAATGGTAGGAGCGTGAATAATTTATGAATGTAAAATTGATGGTAGTTAGAGGAGATGATGGTTATCAAATGTAAAAAATATACTGTATGTGTTTATTGGTAACATGAGTGAAAATATTTGTACGAGCGTGTATGTCAATCATGCTTGGTCGGGGGATGTTTCGATTTTAATGGGCTAGGTTttgtttctagtttttattttgaAGTGGTTTCTAATGGAGTAACCcctatatatatgtaaaaaaatttCATCTCAGAGTCTTATAGCGGCCATGGCCACCGGAAATCATATTATGTGTCCACCTCGTGATGTGGTTGGCCACATGATAAAAATATGGGCCCGCTTCGTGTGTCCCCATGTCAGGTCAGCAATTTATGATTCAATAATTTAGCAAATCCAGCAGTTGCTCTTCTTAGTGCTATCCAAGGTGCAACATAACAATTTAGTGTTTGAATGTGGAAAATAAAAATTAAGTTAAGGTACAACACAAGTTTTTAAGATAATGTAACACTAATTTTGTATTGTTGTAGTTCCGCAAAAATATGGGTCTATTGTAATAGAAAATGAGTGTTACCAGCAAATTATAGTATTTGGTCATTTATGACGTAGTCTTTTTAATATATTCCGCCCTTTTTTACTTGATTTTTAGTTTTGCAGCATAAAATATATCACAACCAATTCTCTTTGTATATATATAAGGGCCGTGCCGTAGCCGAACCACGACTTCAAAGTACTGTTGGTCACAATCATTTACAATAAAATATTCCTAACTATTTGTCTGCCATATCAAAAAGTACACAACTTGGTTCTATTAACATCTGCTTTTCTTTCTGAACTTCTTGCCAACCTCTGTATATTCTTATCCAAACAGCTGCCTGCTCTTTTTCAATACCCCTGCAACATATGTTCATGAAGGGTACTGAATGATATTTTTCTTTATGCTTAGCTCGGGGATTGATATACCAAAAGATAATTTAAAATTGTGGCAACACATTTCATAAACTAATTTATATAGTGTTAGCAAAAACACTAGATGCAAGAAAAATCGTTTTCACTCACCTTTCTCGGCTGGAGAAGGGAGAAAATATGACCCATAACAACGATTAAGAAactcaatttaaaattttattcattAAGTCTACTCGTCATATTAAGGGACACTACTTAAAACGagaatataaaatttaattaatggacTGAGTTCGCTAATTAATTGGTTCTAGATAAATAAGCTAAATGCCTATGTAGACAACTGTGTTCGCTAACTAATTGGCATCATGTAGTGCTCGTGCCAACCATGGGCTTGGACTTAATAGAATATCATTTATTTTTAAACAAAATGAGCTTGTTTAAAATTGAATAAAACATTTTATTTTGGATAGAACGTAATATTAAGTTTTATAATATAAGTAAGTGATATATCTgtgaatttaaaatatttgaaGTAATTTTAAAGAATAATGTGATTGCATTTGATTTAGAAAAAACCCCCGTGGCACAATTTGGGCTTAAACAACAACCAAAAATATCCCAATAGCTctaaataaataatattcatacttgtgttcttagATATATACCAGGTTTGCGAATTGAACCGACACTCTCAATTTACAATTGTGCAACTAAACAACTAAATATATAATTGTGCAACTCTCAGTTAGTTTGCACTCAACTAACTGAACTAATTAATTATAATGTGGGATGATGACATGGTAAAAGTTGTCTGCTCTGCTAATTTGCCATACCTAGCCTAGATTGAATTGAACTAATTATAAACCCATCCATAGTCAATACTCACATTACAtgttttattaaaaaaaaaaactcCTACTAacaaatatataatttaaatcctAAACAATTAACATAATGCATGTGTCCCCCCCTCCTATCATTTCACAAAACCATACAAACGTGAAGAGTAACATATACATTTGAAATCATAATGAACATATTTCTCACTAAAACTACAATCCCTCCATCAAATTATAATCAAGTGCGGCATTTATTTGGTCAATTTTTaactaaattttataaattatataactATATTTTTAAAACACTAAAAAAACATATTAAATTAGATTAGATATACTTTTAATAGTACAATTTTTACAATTATCTTAATTAAGTATTAGGATAATTTTTAGCCAAAATTTGGTCAATTTAACTAAAACATCGAAACAAGACTATAATTTTGAGATGGATGAAGCAGTAAATCTTTGTTGGAGTTTCCTGTATAATTTttagttcttggaaacagataTTGGCTAATTAAGTTTGTGTGCGTGAGTGGGTATGTGCATAGGTGTGGGTGTGAGTGTGAAGAAAATGTGGCAAAGAACCCCTTACATAGTACATTCAGGAAAGATAAATCCTGAACAGGTCTCTCTTTGTAACCCGCTTACGGCAGATTGGGCAATGCTTCTTCTCTACCAATGCATGAGTTATACAATTCTTGCAAAACACATGCCCGCATCTCGTTGTCGTGGGTTGAAAAAACGGAGCCATGCAAATTGGACAGTCGACATTGTTCTCTCTAGGAACTTCAGCTTCAGGTTCTTGCTGAGGTAGTTGAGGCACACCTGAATTTGGATTCTGAAAGAAACAGTTTCATTCTTAATAAGGTAAATAATCTTATTGATTGCATCTTCATTTTAAAGAAAAATTGTAGCATTCTCTCTGCAAGATAGCGGAGATTTGTATATATTTAATTGTACCCCGTAAATAAAGTACTGCAGGGAGATCATAATAAACACTGAATTGGTAAATAAGATACTTCTTCTAAGAAAGATGTGTATATCTCGATAATTCATCTATGTATTTGTTACTAGAAAAGGATGTACATTAATTGTTTAAATCACGAACCTATATGACTATTAATTTAATGTGTGGTTGTGCTGGCACGGCAAGGTAGTATATGATTGTTTGTACAATGACTTTACAAAAAACAGGTCATTAGTACAGACTGTGTTATTTTTTAAACGGTAACGCCGACCGGCTTCCTACTTTGCTCCATTCCTATACAAATCCGAAAATGGGACCAACCAGAGTGACGATCAAAGTGCGCCCTACAAAAACACATTGCTGTCTGAAAACGTTTATGTACGCATGAACTCAGCAAACAGACAAAATTCTAATCGCATTAGCGGTCAGTTTTAGGCCCGCACTAAATTCTCCTCCCAACCTCTGCAGATGGATATAGACCACAAGTTAATGTGACTCATTTCTTGCATCAGACATGTTTCCTTCCGATTGAAAAACTAAAACCCACCAGGTTAAACCTGACCTGACAATTGACCCCTTCTCAAATCCCATCAGCGTTTTCAGTAAGCTTTACCCCTATCATTTTTTTGCCAAGTCTTTACCCCTTCTTCTGGTTTAATCATTAAGTTCACCTCCATCCTCAATTATTTAATTGTAAGTAGATACAATAAGGTGGAAGTCAGTCAGATTCTGGTGAATATATGAGAGTGTTCATCAGGAAGGCTTGGTTGTTCTTTGAGGTTGCATTCTACATAAAAGTCGGAAATTAATAGATACAGGAAATTAATTAATAACACAAGGTCACGCGTCTGTGATATCTAGTATCCAATAATTTTCCAACAAACCTCGCTAGCCAAGATTTGCGCAACATGCACTAAAGGCTTCAAACAGGTTAAAAGCATACTATATGAGACAGATTTGCAACAGATTCTAGCTAAAATAATATTGAAGAAAACAAAATTGAATAGATGATATACCGCATAAGAATCTCGTTGCCTTTCCAGAGTCCTTGGCCTTGTTGTTGTTCTTGTTCTTCGATGATGGGTGTTCGATGTTGACCTAGGTGTAACTACAAGCACACATGCAACAAAATTATGATGAGCAGAAAATAGAAGATATTTAACATCAAGTTAGTTACATATCTAATACCATCATACTTTATATATAGAATGTGGATATCAGATATGGTTAAACCTCTACTCTGGATTAATAATAGTATATATAGTTGATCCATCAAATATCAAAGCATATATGGCTGTATTAAGAATGTTCAAAAATTTATAGAAACCTTAAAGCGAGGCTCCGTCATTTTTAATACATTTCAAGATTCTAAAAGGTTTGGGGGACTGGTCCGTCGCATATGCTTCAAAATTTAATGACCTAATTAAAAGTAAAGGCTCCATAACTGACAAAAATTTTGTACATATTTTAAATTATGTTCCACAGATCTTTGTTAGCACTTAAGAATTAAAGTGCATGGTCTTCCTTCTGGTGATATATTATCCTGTTGTGTAGCTAGGTCGTATACAGAGTATATAGAAAACTTTAATGCAATAGACTCAAAAACCGCCAGGAAATTCAACAATATAAGTATCGTCACATAACTCATCGTGCTAGATAAACTGTAGAGGCATCTCAACACTTTCCTAAACTCACAAGTGGGTCAAATAGACCAAACTTTTTAATTTATAAGATTTTAAAACTGAGAGAAAAGAAGGTTAAACAAACCTGTATGGCCTGCTCTCTGGGATGCAATCCGACCATTTAACTCCAATGTCGTGTTTGTTAAATGCTCGACAATATTCTTTACCCATTGATAAAATAGACATAATTAAAAGTTATTATGATCATAAAGAAAATATGAGTCATCTTACACAAAGATATATGAAGGCATGATTATTTGAAAATGGGAaacacaaaacatatatatatatacacacacacacacagtcATACCATAAATAATCTCTCTACTAGAGGAAGCATTGAATCTTCTACGGAAGAATGTTGTGGTATGACAGGCTCAAGATGTTGCTGAGTTTCAGTTGCATTAACTGGTTGTAGCAATTCAGGGAAAATTGAAAGATTATTTGGATTATAAGCATTGCTGCGAACAGATGTGGAAAGTCGGTGGCTGTGAGCGTTATTCATCTTCCAAGTGCCTCAACCGTCCGTGCAAACTTTCTGGACATTTTCA from Apium graveolens cultivar Ventura chromosome 5, ASM990537v1, whole genome shotgun sequence includes the following:
- the LOC141661657 gene encoding uncharacterized protein LOC141661657, which codes for MNNAHSHRLSTSVRSNAYNPNNLSIFPELLQPVNATETQQHLEPVIPQHSSVEDSMLPLVERLFMNIVEHLTNTTLELNGRIASQRAGHTVTPRSTSNTHHRRTRTTTRPRTLERQRDSYANPNSGVPQLPQQEPEAEVPRENNVDCPICMAPFFQPTTTRCGHVFCKNCITHALVEKKHCPICRKRVTKRDLFRIYLS